Within the Glycine max cultivar Williams 82 chromosome 12, Glycine_max_v4.0, whole genome shotgun sequence genome, the region tataatttgaaaatactaACAATTTAAAACCACAACAAatcatacttttaaaaaattaagaatcacATCATCAGTTATCATAAAAATcctaacaacaaaaataaaaaataaaacttttcaaatcaggaaaaaaattattgaagattaaaaacaaaaattagacaTATATCAAAAATCACACTATTTTAACCTTAAATTAATAACACAAgcaatatattctaatttaaattaattaataattttaatatatggtATGATAATTCAAATCAATTGAATAGTTAaagtaatgataaaaataaattaaaagtttggttttatactttttcatctatattctttttcatttataaaccgCATGGAGAGGATATAATGAACTTTATTGATCTCTCATTTCAAAGACGGAACAAATTGATTTGAGAATTGAAAAAGGATATGGGGCACTGCCCTCAATGATACTTCTGCTCTCAAGAATGTTATTAGTATACAAATGCGGTCAGAGGAATAAGAGTAATGTACTAAACAGTATTAAGaacttaaaagataatataattcTGCTCTAATGTCAGGGCTTCAAACTAAAGAAACCTAATCTCTGGCAAAGGAGAGAAGAGATAATTGTTATGACAATTACAAAAAGAATTATCTTCGCTCGTGCGATCTCCCAGATTCCAATGGATGTTTGGAAGATTCTAGATAAGTTCTACCTTTAGCATCTGTATGTTTCTCTTCCCTGGAATCATAAGATGCCTTTTGCCGCCGCAGCATATCCTCTGCATAGCGGCGCCACAatgcttctctttcttttcttggaaCTTTGTTATATCTTGGATCAGATTTTAAAAGACGTTTAGCAGTAGACCAAGAATTAAGCACTGTTTTTCCATCGTTGGTTTCTTGAGATGCAGCATCAGAAGTCAATACTTCAGCCAAGAGAACTCTAAACTCATGTGCACAACGCTGGTCAAATCACAATGGTCACAAGTGTTAAGAGTGGGACATACAAGTGCCACTGTGTCGTAATTATCACTGAAAAGcacacatgtatatatatgtatatatatatgtccatATATGTAAACCATAAAACACAGACAATAAATATAGCAAAAGAGGATGACATAGAAAACCACTAGCATTATATATTGCACTTACTTCCTGAAGCATCTTGACATGTTCCCGAAAGAGCTTTTCCGTGTCCGATGGATCAAGATCAGGATTAGTTGCACGTCTTTGAGGATCCTTTTCTAATTTAGGCTTAGATTCCGTCCATGATGCCTAAGAACAGGAGCACACAAATGTCAttaacttataattaatgaaagaaaataggATAAACCAATTTATCACCATTAACAGCAACTTCCTACTAACATAAAGCAAATTACAAGCAAGGAATCTTAATGCAATTCAACCTTCCAAGTGTTAGAAACATTCATTCGCATTTAATCTAATTCTtatctattttttcaatttatcccTCCTAATCTACTGAATTCGGTTTAGTCCTATTCATGATGGTACTGTATAGCATCTAATCAGAAACCGGTAGAACAGCTGAAAAGATATCAATACtcaacaaaaatgaaattaatccaACGGGGCTACAAACATTCTAATCCtttgagattattttttttgtgtatgtGGGGACTTAAGTTGATtattaaagatgaaaataataaatgtaaccATACCAAAAAACAATAATCTATACCAGAGGGTCTTTGATTGTCTCCACAAGTAAAGCTTGAAAAGAAGTAACTGCCTCCTTTCTCCGAATTTTTAGTCGCACCCTTTCCATTTCCTGTTCttctctttcctttcttttgcgCAGCTCCCGTTCTCTTTCCCTGAGCTTGTCCTGTAAACAAGTTTCAACTTCAAGTATTGCTTCATAACCAATACAGATACATCAcaaaaaagtgaatgaaaatgAGTTGTTGGGAGAACATCTATACACAAATAAATCAATAGGAAAACTGAAACAATACCCATATTCCCATAATAAAAGTCACTACAACAAACTTACAGCATCCTCTACACACTAGGAACATAGAGCAGCAGTATGTTAAGGaaccaataacaataataatagaaaaaaaattagatgacaGTTATTCTCAATTCTATTTAGCAGCTTATGTTGATTAAAAAAGGCATTCAGCACACATTAACCAGTTAATACCTGCTCCTCCCTTTTAGCTTTGGTCTCTCTTTCTGCTGCATGTTCAGCAGCTTTCAGTTCAGATATATACTCATTGAACAAAACTTCCCTATCCTCATGCCTCACAGATTTATATCTTGGGTCATCCCTTAAGCTTTCTTTAACCTGCATCAACAGAACAGAAGACTATAAATTAGAAGGCACATGTCAAAGAAAAGGTAAGACATGCCACATTCAAAAGTTACACACACACATGTACATGTATACTCCCACTTGTTTCTAAAAGGAGTTAAATAATGAACTATATCCTTGATTAACAAATCCAAAGTTGAAGCTTGCTGTGAGAAAATGAGAGCTAAATTTTCTGAATGTGCTTCAGTGTTTTTTCCATCTAGCAGAATGGACTTAGCACTTTAAGACAAAATGTGTTTCAAAATCCTGCATCTAAAGAACAAGAATGAATGTCACAACTAATTCAAAGTGCACCCATACCCTGGCCCAACGGGAGTTAAAAGACATATCTCCTCGCTCTTTAAGCATTGACTTAAAACTGGCAGCAGCAGCTGCACGCATTGCTTGAGCCTTTTCTTCAGCAGCTTTCTTCAAAGGAAGCACTCTGAAACACAAATAGGAACCCCATCAACCAGCATTCTGTAAAAGTCccatttgataataaaaaaaaccatctACCATGCAAATTCAAAGAGTTCAGAGGGCATAAGGACACACCCACAGAGAATCCGAGAGTCTGTCATTAGCCTACTACCTGCTGACTCATGTTGCTTTCAAGGATTATCAATAGAAATCATTTCTCTGTCTAGGAAAAAGTTCAATATTAATGCAAATGAGGAACCAAACCAAAGCAGTACATATACACACAAAGGAAAGGACTAAGCCTAGTCGGATGCACCAAATTTCgaataacaaaatcaaaaggaTTGGCCGGAAAGATGTCATTGATTTCAAACAAATTGTTGCATACAACAATTGTGCTGATGCTggtgtagaaaaaaaatagacaccGGCATGCAACAAACATGACTTAATTCCTTCATCTTTATGCCTATTTGTTATGAAGAAGATGAGCTACATTAATATAATTCCCCTCTCTAGGGCATTCTTGGAAGAGAAGGTAGAATGTAAAGAAGGTTAACAAAGGAAATATTGCATCTGCACTCCCAGTTAACTGGTAGATTCTGTAGAGCCAAGAGGGTGGCGGGAAAAAATTGCATctcattgaatatatatatatatatatatattaagctgTACCAACTACCAAGCAAGTATATGATTGGTTATTTGCATCCCAAATTCTAAACCAATATATTTCCGTCCGTGCCAAATTAAGCTTAACAACCTTAACACTTTTCTCCTTTTAACACTATCGACCTGAAGAATAGCAACCATCAAAACCCATTCTAAGCAGTAGCAGGATCCTGTGAGTTTCGCAGCAGATCAATAGATAGTATCCTAGCTCCTAGATACGTACTAAATACAAATCAAGACATTGACATCATAACATGTATAGGTTCATCGAATTCCTttgacaaaatattgaaatttcaaCTGATAACAGAATCTTGGATTTCAAGTAATTAGTGTTACATAAAGCACAACTTTGAATATTGTCATCAATCATCACACTTTTGAGGTTGTTAACCAACCCTACCCCATAGTCAGACTAGTGCCTTCCAGCATTATCTTTCATATTTCTAAGTCAGCAGATTTGCATTTGCCAACATTATTGCAAATCCACAACATGATATTTATACTGTATTGGCTAATTTGTGGATAATTCAATCTCATGTTTGCCACTGAAGGATGTATTGCAACCATAATTCAATTCAGAAACATGCCTATTAAGAGAAATTAACCAAATATCGGCCTTCTCTATTTTGTATGCCCTACATACATGATGAATGATCAGAAAAACCAAATGAACTATTAAATTTCCATGTTAAGATGCTTAAGAATGACACAGATACAAAATACAGACTTCCAGTCATAAAACCTCCACAAAAGCATCATATGATGTGTATAATTGTTTGATGTGACAGGCCAACTCAGCTTCCAGGCTAGGAGGTCTAAAAGCATGATCAGTGTGAAAATTAACAAATCAAATAAGTAAATATGATGGACAGGATGCTGCTTATGTGAAAACATCACATGCAAAAAAGTTGACAGAAAGCTAAAAGGAATATCCTATCAAAATGCAAAGTGGCACCTTTCATTCAATAGGTGCTCTTGTTCCTTGCGGTCCAATGCCTCAAACCGTGGATCGTTTCCCCAtttcttccggaaagtttgaAAATCAGTATTGTAATTAATATCCTGAAAAAAAGGTAGATAGATTTTacaacagaaaaataataagtatGAATGAGCATCGAAATGAGGTGATATTAACCTCTGAGGCTTCATCCAGTAACCGCTTAAATCCTTCAATTGCAGCCTTCTGTGCAGCACGTTTTTCTTTGCGTTCTTCTTCTGCACGAGTTTTAACATAATGCTCAAACAAGGATCTCCTAGCAGAATAACTTGGGATGGCCTGTAATAACacagattaaaattaaaaaaaaaattgtagatgaCAACATAAACAAGACAAAAtgtgctgattaaaaaaaaaaaaaaacaagacaaaatgtgaaaagaaaaaatatcaagaTAGAAGAAAATACAATGTTGGGTGTAAAACATCTAAAAGGAATAGACCATTTTAAACCTAGGTACATTCTCTCAAAAAAAATTCCTAGCTATGCATATCCATCAGAGAAATTCCCCCAAAGAAACCATGGACAGAAAACCACAAGGAAGCTATTGAAGATAATCCTATTCCAAAAACTCtgcaaaaggggaaaaaaattcCACAAGAGTCCAATGAGGCACGCCAAGTTTTACCTTCCCACCCAACCCACCCCAAAAAACAGTGTTAGAAGTAGCAAgttcttaaaaaattgaaagtagCAAATGCTTACAAAATTGAAAgtagatataaatataatattaatgtggCTCCTATGCTGAAACGTTTATATACATGGAGAATTTAGAACTTGCTGTTAAATCCATTACTCAATCAGGTGATGTACAAAAAATTAGACTTAATTccacacaattttttttgttttcacattttcactttttgacaaaaaattagACTACTTACTCATGAAAGGTATAGAATTTGTATAGAAACTGTGTCTTGGATGACCACACAAAgtctttatttataatgagCGAATAGGATCAGTAATGGTTCATAGGATCACTCTAATAATAAGAGTAATAAGGAATAAAGCCCTAATTGCTATCTAATGATAAATAAGAGAATATTATGTAAtctaacactccccctcaagctggagcatatatGCAATATGAACCAAGCTTGTTACAAATATGGTAAACCTACTAGCAAGGAAAGGCGGTTCTAGCCATGTGGTCGTGCTGAATAAATGACAGCTCAGCGGCAGTCAATGAAGGCCTGTGGTTACGACGGGTACTGTTTACCTGTGAAAAGAGCATGCAATGTAAGCGTGAGATGCACGCGAATGGGGCCACGTGTGCGGCAGACAGCAACGCGGTTGTGGCGTCTAGGTCATCAAAGACAGGCAATGATGGTCTCTAGTAGGCACCGACGAAAGGGCGTCGGGAAGGCTTCCAAACAAGGCAGAGACGCAGTGTGGTACTGTTCACTGCGATGAGGGACTGCGCAAGCAAAAAGAAGTGCGTGAGAACACGCCGGTGGTTCTTCAAGACATGATCAATGGTGCAGCCTAGATCAGCGGAAGAAAGATCCGCGGGTTATTGGCCGGAAAGGTCACAGAGCTCGGCCACAGCCACTGCTAGTGGCCAGAAAAGCTTAAACTAGTTATTGAAAAGAAATGGCGAGTAGAGGACCCACTGGGGACAGTGGGTCCCTGGTGAGACACGATTTTTGTGATACCTCACCCACGAATAAGAATAatctgctctgataccatattgAATTTGTATGGATACTGTGTGTCTTGGATGACCACACAAagcctttatttataataagcAAATAGGATCAATATTGATTACATAGGATCAATCTGATAATGAGAGTAATAAGGAATAAATCCCTAATTGCTATCTAATGATAAATAAGAGAATATTATGTAATCTAACAAAAGGCATAACTACCAAATGGACACCATTACAGACATCATACAGCATGACAGAATTAAAACAAAGTTGACAGAAATCCCAGCAGCATTGAGCAAGACTACAACTGCACAACTCATGCAAAGCCTATTATTATAAGAGTTCCAATTGAAGGAAAGGCCACTGTTTCCCAatcaaaatagataaataaaaaacatttcattTCATAAAACCTTAAAGCGTGGATCAAATACTATCTTTGGCAATTCTTTCTCCCACTTTGAGAATGGTGCCACTCCTCGCTCCTTAAGCATCTCCTACAAAATTCACAGGCACAAATATACACAACATTAGATATAAACTAAGGCACATTTGAGAGTGCATCACGGTTCATGGTGTATTGCTTACCCAGAACAGGTTTAAATAAGACATGAA harbors:
- the LOC100806139 gene encoding pre-mRNA-processing protein 40C isoform X4 — encoded protein: MPTALSFPVHPVMPTQGNPGPPGLASSAIISSNPAAPSIPALAAPPQGLWLQPPQMSGVLRPPYLQYPAPFPGPFPFPARGVALPAVPIPDSQPPGVTPVGAAGGTPTPSASSYQLRGTTALQTEVISGSADDKKKLNSVDTLNEDAANNDQLDAWTAHKTEAGIIYYYNAVTGESTYHKPSGFKGESHQVSAQPTPVSMIDLPGTDWRLVSTSDGKKYYYNNLTKTSCWQIPNEVAELKKKQDGDVTKDHLMSVPNTNVLSDRGSGMVTLNAPAINTGGRDAAALKPSTLQNSSSALDLIKKKLQDSGTPITPSSIHAPSVQIGPESNGSKTVDSTAKGVQVDNNKDKQKDTNGDADVSDTSSDSEDEDNGPSKEECIIQFKEMLKERGVAPFSKWEKELPKIVFDPRFKAIPSYSARRSLFEHYVKTRAEEERKEKRAAQKAAIEGFKRLLDEASEDINYNTDFQTFRKKWGNDPRFEALDRKEQEHLLNERVLPLKKAAEEKAQAMRAAAAASFKSMLKERGDMSFNSRWARVKESLRDDPRYKSVRHEDREVLFNEYISELKAAEHAAERETKAKREEQDKLRERERELRKRKEREEQEMERVRLKIRRKEAVTSFQALLVETIKDPLASWTESKPKLEKDPQRRATNPDLDPSDTEKLFREHVKMLQERCAHEFRVLLAEVLTSDAASQETNDGKTVLNSWSTAKRLLKSDPRYNKVPRKEREALWRRYAEDMLRRQKASYDSREEKHTDAKGRTYLESSKHPLESGRSHERR